The following proteins come from a genomic window of Halanaerobiales bacterium:
- a CDS encoding Rrf2 family transcriptional regulator produces the protein MKVSTRGRYGLRAMVELARHRGEGAIPLRKIAGTQDISEQYLEQLFSNLRKAGLVESVRGAKGGYLLGDSPEDINVKEIITALEGPIAPVECVLESKDGCEYKDDCVTKILWEKLKSCIDEMLESITLKDLLDETLKRE, from the coding sequence ATGAAAGTTTCAACAAGAGGAAGATATGGATTAAGAGCTATGGTTGAGTTGGCAAGGCATAGAGGAGAAGGAGCTATTCCCTTAAGAAAAATTGCAGGCACTCAAGATATTTCTGAACAATATCTTGAACAACTTTTTTCTAATTTAAGAAAAGCTGGTTTAGTAGAAAGTGTAAGAGGAGCTAAAGGAGGATATTTATTAGGTGATTCTCCTGAAGACATCAATGTTAAAGAAATAATTACAGCACTTGAAGGGCCAATAGCACCTGTAGAATGTGTACTTGAATCTAAAGATGGTTGTGAATATAAAGATGATTGTGTTACTAAAATTCTTTGGGAAAAATTGAAATCCTGTATTGATGAAATGTTAGAATCTATTACTTTAAAAGATTTACTTGATGAAACTTTAAAAAGAGAATAA
- a CDS encoding YigZ family protein, with amino-acid sequence MKKVLTPHKKIQIINKVKDSKFYGSISNVSTRKEAEDFITKIKEKFSDATHNVNAYRIGLGNEAIEYSDDDGEPSGSSGPPVLEAIKGENLTNTVIVITRYFGGTKLGIGGLIRAYGNTARIAINKSGKKRLEMYYKIKIEGNYDLIGTIMGQAESYAKDILNTEYDENGINVSVLINPDFYNEFKDLLIEKTSNQVKIKNIGHQYLVKTND; translated from the coding sequence ATGAAAAAGGTTTTGACTCCTCACAAAAAAATACAAATAATAAATAAAGTAAAAGATAGTAAATTTTATGGCTCTATAAGTAATGTTTCCACAAGAAAAGAAGCTGAAGATTTTATAACAAAGATAAAAGAAAAATTTTCAGATGCTACTCATAATGTAAATGCCTATCGAATTGGCTTAGGAAATGAGGCTATAGAATACTCTGATGATGATGGTGAACCTTCTGGATCATCGGGTCCTCCAGTTCTTGAAGCTATAAAAGGAGAAAATCTTACTAATACTGTAATTGTCATTACTAGATATTTTGGAGGAACAAAATTAGGAATCGGGGGGTTGATAAGAGCTTATGGAAATACTGCAAGAATAGCTATTAATAAATCTGGAAAAAAAAGATTAGAAATGTATTATAAAATAAAAATTGAAGGTAATTATGATTTAATAGGCACAATTATGGGACAGGCGGAATCTTATGCAAAAGATATATTAAATACAGAATATGATGAAAATGGAATTAATGTTTCTGTGTTAATAAATCCAGATTTCTATAATGAATTTAAAGATTTATTAATAGAGAAAACATCAAATCAAGTTAAAATTAAAAATATAGGCCATCAATATTTGGTTAAAACAAATGATTGA
- a CDS encoding replication-associated recombination protein A — MNLFEQENSKNKDKPLAYRMRPQRLDELEGQDAIIGKGQVLRRAIEADIIQSLILYGPPGSGKTSLAQVIANKTEAKFVKLNAVTSGVKDLREVISKAKNNKNIYNQKTILFIDEIHRFNKSQQDALLPAVEEGTVIMIGATTENPYFEVNSPLLSRSQIYQLNPLKEKDILNILKRSIENKKRGLGEYNIVYNKEILEYITKLADGDARTALNILEIAVLTTPPDGEGKILLSKEIIADSAQEKKLNYDKSGDSHYDNISAMIKSMRGSDPDAAVFYLAKMLEAGEDPKFIARRIIVHAAEDVGIADPQALVIANAAAKAVEFVGLPEARIPLAEAVIYISTAPKSNSVIKAIDKASEYVKNNESLSVPPHLRDSHYSGAKNLNNGEGYLYPHNYSNNYIKQKYLPKKAQNERFYEPGNLGEEKKIKQWLKELNNKEKSGK, encoded by the coding sequence ATGAATTTATTTGAACAGGAAAATAGTAAAAACAAAGATAAACCCCTTGCTTATAGAATGCGACCTCAAAGATTAGATGAATTAGAAGGTCAGGATGCAATAATTGGTAAAGGACAAGTATTGAGAAGGGCAATAGAAGCTGATATTATTCAATCGCTTATTTTATATGGTCCACCAGGAAGTGGAAAGACAAGTCTTGCTCAGGTTATAGCAAATAAAACTGAAGCAAAATTTGTTAAATTAAATGCAGTAACTTCTGGAGTTAAGGATTTAAGAGAAGTAATAAGCAAAGCTAAAAATAATAAAAATATTTATAACCAAAAAACAATATTATTTATAGATGAAATTCACAGATTTAATAAATCTCAACAGGATGCCCTTTTACCAGCAGTAGAAGAAGGTACAGTAATAATGATAGGTGCTACAACTGAGAATCCTTATTTTGAAGTAAATTCACCGCTACTTTCAAGATCTCAAATTTATCAATTAAATCCTTTAAAGGAAAAAGATATTTTAAATATTTTAAAGAGGTCAATTGAAAATAAAAAACGAGGTTTAGGCGAATATAATATAGTTTATAATAAAGAAATTTTAGAATATATTACAAAATTAGCAGATGGAGATGCTAGGACTGCTCTAAATATTTTAGAAATTGCTGTATTAACTACCCCTCCTGATGGAGAAGGTAAAATTTTATTAAGTAAAGAAATAATTGCTGATTCTGCTCAGGAAAAAAAATTAAATTATGATAAAAGTGGAGATAGTCATTATGATAATATATCTGCTATGATTAAAAGTATGAGAGGTTCTGATCCTGATGCTGCAGTTTTTTATTTAGCCAAAATGCTTGAAGCTGGTGAAGACCCCAAATTTATTGCAAGAAGAATAATTGTCCATGCTGCAGAAGATGTAGGAATTGCTGATCCTCAAGCTTTAGTAATTGCTAATGCTGCTGCAAAAGCAGTTGAGTTTGTTGGTTTACCAGAAGCAAGAATTCCTCTGGCTGAAGCAGTTATTTATATTTCAACTGCTCCAAAAAGTAATTCAGTTATAAAAGCAATAGATAAAGCCAGTGAATATGTAAAAAATAATGAGTCTCTTTCTGTACCACCACATTTAAGAGATTCTCACTATAGTGGGGCAAAAAATTTGAATAATGGTGAAGGGTATTTGTATCCTCATAATTATTCCAATAATTATATTAAACAAAAATATTTACCTAAAAAAGCACAAAATGAAAGATTTTATGAACCAGGAAATCTAGGAGAAGAAAAAAAGATAAAACAATGGTTAAAAGAACTTAATAATAAAGAAAAGAGTGGGAAGTAG
- a CDS encoding 5-formyltetrahydrofolate cyclo-ligase produces the protein MEENNNKEILRKKWMKKRKKVAKKEGDIKSKIISKKILSLKEIKESKNIMIYVSYRSEVSTNKLIISLLNNNKRIFAPYCIKDEKRMEVVEIENPDQDLEKGAYGIKEPAKRIRNNKIDPKNLDIVVVPAVAFSKSGYRVGYGGGYYDRFLERLANKTITIGINYEEMLFDTVPKEDHDLAVDMVVTDKRLLRINK, from the coding sequence ATGGAAGAAAACAATAATAAAGAAATATTAAGAAAAAAATGGATGAAGAAAAGAAAAAAAGTTGCAAAAAAAGAGGGAGATATAAAAAGTAAAATTATCAGCAAAAAAATATTATCCCTTAAAGAAATAAAAGAATCGAAAAATATAATGATATATGTTTCTTATCGTAGTGAAGTTAGCACAAATAAGTTAATTATTTCACTTTTAAATAATAATAAAAGAATTTTTGCTCCTTATTGTATAAAAGATGAAAAAAGAATGGAAGTTGTAGAAATTGAAAATCCTGATCAAGATTTAGAAAAAGGGGCTTATGGTATTAAAGAACCAGCTAAAAGAATAAGAAATAACAAAATTGATCCAAAAAATTTGGATATTGTTGTGGTTCCTGCTGTAGCTTTTTCTAAATCCGGTTATAGGGTAGGTTATGGTGGAGGATATTATGATCGATTTTTAGAAAGATTAGCTAATAAGACAATTACTATAGGAATAAATTATGAAGAGATGTTATTTGATACAGTTCCTAAAGAAGACCATGATTTAGCAGTTGATATGGTGGTTACTGATAAGAGATTATTGCGTATAAATAAATAA
- the aspS gene encoding aspartate--tRNA ligase has translation MKLKRTHKCGKIRSENIGEEVIVSGWVQKRRDHGGLIFIDIRDRSGIVQTVFNPDNQDIFEEAENLRAEYVVSVKAKVRKRPDGNINSEMKTGEIELDVKDLEILDEAETPPFHVENSADVSDDLRLKYRYIDLRRPFMKNIIKMRHQAMKITRDYLVNNDFWEIETPILTKSTPEGARDYLVPSRVKEGKFFALPQSPQLFKQLLMMSGMERYFQIARCFRDEDLRANRQPEFTQIDLEMSFVEKEDIFEIVEGLVKNIFEIANIEVPSEIKEMSYYEAIEKYGSDKPDLRFGMTLKDISDIVEDSDFNIFSGTVKKGGQVKGITVKNGADLSRSQIDNYTDYVKEFEAKGLAWIALENNEIKSPIAKFLSEDEIDKIIKKMEAESGDLMLFVADSKKVVANSLGNLRLKVAKDFNMIPENEYEFIWIVDFPLFEYDEKENSLKPQHHPFTAPRDEDIELLSTDPRKVRSDAYDLVLNGEELGGGSIRIHDTEVQQKVFNALEMSEEEAEEKFGFLLEAFKYGTPPHGGIAFGFDRMLQIMSGADSIRDVIAFPKTQSATSPLTNAPSSVSKEQLEELKIKLDI, from the coding sequence ATGAAGTTAAAACGTACTCATAAATGTGGGAAAATAAGAAGTGAAAATATAGGAGAAGAAGTGATTGTTTCAGGTTGGGTACAAAAAAGAAGAGATCATGGAGGTTTAATCTTTATTGATATTCGTGATCGTTCTGGAATAGTACAAACTGTTTTTAATCCTGATAATCAAGATATATTTGAGGAAGCTGAAAATCTTAGAGCAGAATATGTTGTATCAGTTAAAGCTAAAGTAAGAAAAAGACCTGATGGTAATATTAATTCTGAAATGAAAACAGGAGAAATTGAACTGGATGTTAAAGACCTGGAAATTTTAGATGAAGCTGAAACTCCTCCTTTTCATGTGGAAAATTCTGCTGATGTAAGTGATGATCTGAGATTAAAATATAGATATATAGATTTAAGAAGGCCATTCATGAAAAATATTATAAAAATGCGTCATCAGGCTATGAAAATAACTAGAGATTATCTTGTAAATAATGATTTCTGGGAAATTGAAACTCCGATTTTAACTAAAAGTACTCCAGAAGGGGCCAGAGATTATCTTGTCCCAAGTAGAGTTAAAGAAGGAAAATTTTTTGCATTACCTCAATCACCACAATTATTTAAACAATTATTAATGATGTCTGGTATGGAAAGATATTTTCAAATTGCTCGTTGTTTTAGAGATGAAGATTTAAGGGCAAATAGACAACCAGAATTCACACAAATTGATTTGGAAATGTCTTTTGTGGAAAAAGAAGATATTTTTGAAATCGTAGAGGGATTAGTAAAAAACATTTTTGAAATTGCAAATATAGAAGTTCCTTCAGAGATAAAGGAAATGTCTTATTATGAAGCAATTGAAAAATATGGTTCTGATAAACCAGATCTTAGATTTGGTATGACTTTAAAAGATATTTCAGATATAGTAGAAGACAGTGATTTTAACATTTTCAGTGGAACTGTAAAAAAAGGTGGTCAGGTTAAAGGAATAACTGTTAAAAATGGAGCTGATTTATCTAGAAGTCAGATAGATAATTATACTGATTATGTAAAAGAATTTGAAGCAAAGGGGCTTGCCTGGATTGCTTTAGAAAATAATGAAATCAAATCACCGATAGCTAAATTTTTATCTGAAGATGAAATAGATAAAATTATTAAAAAAATGGAAGCAGAATCTGGTGATCTAATGTTATTTGTTGCTGATAGTAAAAAGGTAGTAGCAAATTCACTAGGAAATTTAAGATTAAAGGTTGCTAAAGATTTTAATATGATTCCTGAAAATGAGTATGAATTTATCTGGATAGTAGATTTTCCACTTTTTGAATATGATGAAAAAGAAAATAGTCTTAAACCACAACATCATCCTTTTACAGCTCCACGTGATGAGGATATTGAATTACTTTCTACTGATCCAAGAAAAGTGAGATCTGATGCATATGATCTTGTTTTAAATGGAGAAGAATTAGGTGGTGGAAGTATAAGGATTCATGATACTGAAGTACAGCAGAAAGTATTTAATGCTTTGGAAATGAGTGAGGAAGAAGCAGAAGAAAAATTCGGATTTTTACTTGAAGCTTTTAAATATGGAACACCACCACATGGAGGAATAGCCTTTGGGTTTGATAGGATGTTACAGATTATGTCTGGGGCAGATTCTATAAGAGATGTGATTGCTTTTCCAAAAACTCAATCAGCAACTTCACCTTTAACTAATGCACCTTCTTCTGTATCTAAAGAACAATTAGAAGAGTTGAAGATTAAACTTGATATTTAA